CTTCAAGCTCTTGCTCCGCACCGGGTTGACAGCAGACTGCGAGGGAGGTCTGAGGCGATCAAGATGCACTTTCTGACTCGCGCTGTCATCGTTTCCCTTCAGCTGACTTTATTCAGCGCAGTGCATGGTAAGCGCTCCTacagtaaagaaataaatacataGAAATCTTACCATGCATTGCTaagattttctgtgtgtgtgggtagaAAATGATGCTTTAAAGCAGGTGTCTCAATCCAGCTGCATGCTTAGTGACGGAGATCaagaagtttttcttttttactttttcttttgtgtttcttttgtgtgtAGTTTGATTCGTGATCGTTTTTAATTCATCAAAAGTTGGCTTTGAAATTTTACCATTTGTATGTACCGTAAACTCTTGTTCTACAAgtgctttctttctgtcttgttTAGGTGCCAAATGGACATATGATGGTAAGTGTGACAATATTTCACACACAATTTGTAATATATATAtggtaaataaaatataaaaagtttaTATGATATAATAAAGTTGTTGTTGAtggggggttttgttttttttggctttgCCTATCCAGTAAGAACTGACAtaaagcattttctttttggCTCTTCATCAGTGTTTTAAGTCACAGTGTCAAACAGGAAGACAAAAGCGATGACAGTGTGGTAAACACCATGCACAGTCACCACTTTTGTCTGTGATGAACAAAGTCGGACTCTACAATTATAACATTTCATAAGTGGCTGGCTGCCTTTGTCTGGTGCCTTAAGCTTCATGGAGAGGGACTTCTTGAATCATGTCTATCTCTTACATAAACTACTCTTACTAAAACCTCTCGTCGttattttacagcaaaaaaaatgtctgaatgCTAAAGCAAAATCTTTGCAGGTGAAGCAATGGAAATGTATATAATCTGtcttgacattttttttgtttttgttttctggaaAAATCTTAAGCAAtctttgggggaaaaaatcactGATCAAGTCCTCTATTACCTTTAAAAGTTACCCAAACGGTGGAGGGATTCTTTACCTCTGGTTCCTTTGGGCTGAATAAGAAAATACCCACTTCTCTGGTCAGTAATTTGTAGTCATGATTAATATAGTTTGATTAGAATGTATCTGTTCTTAATTAGGATAATGACTGACCTTATATGTCAGTACGGTGCACTGTGACAGTGCTTCTTGGTGCTTCATCCTGAAATATGcacaatatataaatatacaaaaatagATAACATAGAATAACATAGATTAAATACTAAATTCCACATTATAGTAGTCAGCAGTCTGTCTACTGGTAGCACTTTCTGTTGGTGGTGGTGCTACAGCTGAGTCATATAAATTATCTCCACCTCAACACTCCACCCTCTGGCAAAGGACATACAATGAGTCTTTGCAcgagaataaaataaatgagatTAACAATGTCTGTTGTATTCCTCTCGCCCTGCTCTGCTACCAGTGTGATGTTTAGAGGATTGCTTAGAAAAGTTTGTTAAAATCTTctattttaaaatttcttttacGTAGAAATTACCCACAGTCATCTATGTTCTACCAAGTACTGCCTAGGGACCACCAAGGGCCACTAAACATCCTATATTAAAGGGCACCcagcatcaaagtaaaacacaaaTGTTATGAATAGTGAGTaacagaaaaagtaaaataagaaCAATTTTCTTCTTAGTTAGAGACGGTTTGCCTAGATTGAACTTGGAGCTTTTCATCAAACAAGTATTCAGTGATTTTGCTACTTTGGTTGACGACTTCTGGCATGTCTTATACAGTCAATCCACATTTGTCTGAGAGGGAGGTTGGGGGCAATCTTTTATATTTAACCATGGTCAGCTGGCATATGGTGAATGGTGAATCTTTTGATGAATGCTAAACAGATAATGAATTAGCAGCAATTGTGCTGCCAAGATGAGAGCATACGCACAGCTTCTTCCATTTTGTCACAAATGTGACATTTCAAATTTGATGAAGTCCATTCATTGCAAACTATTAGCCTGACTTgttgtttgaaaagctcagtgCATAGACGCTTACACTTAAAACATCACGCAATGAAAATGCACATTCAACagcttcctgtttttcttctcagtccatttttaaaaaataattgtttcccaatttctgtattattttaaaGCACACTGTGCCTCGTGGCCTTGGAGGAAACATTTTTGAGAGTTAACCCCCTGACAAAAAAAACTGAGGTCGCTTTGTAAACCGTATGACTCAATTGTAAATGTGGCCATTTTCGGTGTCTTGCACTTTATAGAAACCTCTCATTTGGAGAGAGACGGCATTCTCACTGCGTGGCGCTGCCTGCAAGCAGCAGGCTGGTTCTCTTTTCTCACTGCTTCAAAAAAAGCGCATGAGCAGAGTCGtaggcttcctcccaccatcttGTTTATAGATAATAATAAGTCATTTGGACCAAAGATAAAACATCTATTACACACTAAAACAAACTCTAGCCCTCTTTGGAGCCACCCACTGTTTAGCCTCACACTGTGAGATGTTTGCCTGATAACATTAAACAGTTTAGTTTCTGAAAAATGTCCATGCTAATGTTTTCTGGTgaatccacacttttaaaatTGAAATCTAGGTATTCAGATTCAGATAGGTAAATTCAGATTCAAAAATTGCATAATGTAATAATGTTAATGTTGTTGCAGGACCCCAAGGACAGGACCACTGGTCCCAGCATTATCCGTATTGTGGTGGAGCGCTACAGTCACCAATAGACTTGAAGTCAGATCTGCTAAGGTTCGATCCCACTTTACGTCCAATTGAGGTTCAGAACTACAACCTGTCTCCAAATGAGCAGCTCACTCTTGGAAACAATGGACACTCTGGTGAGTATACATCAACAGTGTTATCCAAAGAATATGTAAGACGCGCAATACGATGTAAGATGTAATGTGTACTTACACTCATCACAAGTAAGACAGTGTGTATCAAACTAAGCAAATATTTAAGTATGCCATGCTTTGTTTGGCCTGAAATCTAAAAGTTTTTCAAATCAAAGTGATGTGCTTGTCTATGCATTCATTAAAATGTCCACACATAAATGTGGAGACCTATTTTCTGGGCCAAACTTAGGAAAATGATAGGCAgatcttttttcttcatttgccACAACAATTTTCTATAATCAACCTCTTATTATCTTAACTGCCTGGGAAAATATGACCAAAGACTACTCATCTGATCCGCCTCTGCTTGGACTGACGCATCTTAATGAAGGAAACCAGCTTAAATTTAATGTGCAATATTTATTTAGAACATAGCGAAGTGAAGTGAAACTATGCAATAAACTGTGCGCTGCAAAACTAGTTAGATACGCTTCTGTCATGTTCCCTCAAACATCATGTACAAACTGCTCCATTAGGAATTTTTGTGACAATCATGTATAGCTGAGGATGCATGTCATGCCTTCCGAATGTTGGCAAGGATGCATTGCTGTTATATCTGCATAACAAAACTGCTTTCTGCACACAGAATGCAAATAACACAGAAATGCTTATGTGTGCATACCTGGTGAGCCTCAACACCACAAACTGAGTGGCATCATCAGTGTGACGTGTATTCCAAATGGGCTGACAAAGCGTTTTCATGTGCAAGCATTCGTCATGCACTGACGATCATGCGAAATGCACTTTGCGTCACCCGGCTATAAATGGTCTTAAAAGCAGCTACACCACTATGACAGAACAAGACAGTGGGGATAGGGAAGGGTGGGGGGTTGGGGATTTGGCATGCTGACTTCCTCAGTTTAGATAAAGCTCATGTTTTGTGATGCCCCAGTGTTTACTGGTGCAGTCATGACTCTTTATGTTGATGTGTGCTTTCATTTGCTTTGATTCACAGTGCAGCTTTCATTGTCCCCCACGATGTCCATCTCCAGCCTACGTAACCGATACACTGCGGCTCAACTCCATTTCCACTGGGGCTCCCCCAGTCGGCCTGCAGGTTCTGAGCATACGGTGAACAGTAAGCAGTATGCTGCAGAGGTAAACAATGCAAACTGCACTTTTCAGAGATGGTAGTGCACTACAGTGCTACACTTAAGTACAAATTCAAGGTAGTTGTCCTAAAGTATTTCAATATCTTTGCAACTTTCTACATGTACATGTCAGATATTCGTTCTGGTTGGTTCATCAACTCATTCATTTCCTGTTAGGATGAATGGTGTTAGGCGATAAGCTGTACCATCTTAATATCAACTGCAAGTGATATGACTAAGATGCAGCTTTCTCATCAGTCATGACCAAGCAGTAGCCTATCTCACTTTCTCCTTGACTCTACCAACTTTTAGCTACTGATTCACTTCTGCCTTTTCTTTGCTACTGGTCTTCCTGCCAGCTCAACACTCTCAGTTGAGAGGTAGCTTCTTGCCTCACCTCACCTCACCTCACCTCACCTCATCCCTCTGGCATGTATGAATAAACagtatgtttttctttgtagGTGACTACCTTTAGTCCTAGAATGATTCCAGCACAGAGACTCACTGACTCTGACTTTCCATAGTCAATGTGGGgattattgtagagtctaccttagaatataaagcgccttgaggtgactgttgttgtgatttggcgctgtagaaataaaattgaattgaactgaattgaatgagAAAAGCAACCTTCAATTAATATGGATGAGGAGGACTAACAAAGTAAACTGAAGTAAACAGAACTGAAACAGAAGTTATAATATTTAAATGAGAGAGTGGAGTGAGGTTATTAAACATCACACAATATTTCTTCTGTCAGGATTTAAAGATATGATTATCTGTGTCTGCTTATTTAAATAAGTTTTACCCTTATCTGTACTTAGAAGTGACAACTCTGGCTTCAAGCAAAGCATTAATACTTTGTGACTGAAACGTGTGACATTTGACTGGCAGGGGAATCGAAGCCACTGACACCCTTCAAAGATGATGTTgctaaatatgaaatatgaaaagcATTCGCATGTCACTGTTGTGGTTTGTTGAGACTGCTGCAAATATGTAGCTCACACCCATCTGTCGAATGTGTTGCTTCTACGTGCTGCCTATTTCGATGTGCAATCAAGTGTAAATTGAAATTATATGCATAAAAACTTTAACTCTAAACCCTCACTGCTAATATTACAGAGAACATAGAGGATTCTTTTACCAAAATAAATCATTGGTTTACAATCATCAAATCAGCATATTTGGCATTTAGTTGCATATTctaaaagtcagaaaaaagacaTCGGTCGGTATCAGAATGTTCATTGCTAGATGGTATGTAGTCTCTTACTCAAAAGGGTTTTAGGGGATTGTATGTACCAGGCTATTATATACTGTGGTTTTAAACCACTTCGCTAAATGAGCGGCTGTCTGTGCTATTTAACGTGTGAAGCCCTGTAAACAGGTTTCACACAAtagtttcatttatttactttggCACTTCAGGTAAAGAAGACGATTTGAAAGTCAAGTTTAAAGTAAAGTAGGTGAAAATGGGATACTGTTGTATATAATTTGGAATTATTTGGATTACAGTGGGCAGACTGAAACGACTGCAACCTGTGTTCATTTTATGTGACCACGCTCCAGCTGCTGTGCAGCCACATTTAAGGTGCTGTGGTTTGACCTGAGTTTCTGTGTGGACATCTCGAAAACATGCGTCTTTTCAAGTCTCTCCAGACTCCAGAACCACAGTTCCTTGATGACATGTTGTTTTGGAGGCATGGCATGATGGGAAATTGAACATTTTCCTGAAATGGTGAAAAGGTCTTCCTTAATTCTCAAGACAGAGCAAAGTCTGTAAATAAAACTATTTGGTCAGAAGGGCTAAGAAGCCTTTGGGTTGTACAGAATATAGAATAACGTTCTGAAAGCTGgtgtaaaatattttcttttggtATTTTCTTCCACAGAAGATTGCATTCAATGCTTTCTGAATACCTCCACTTATGTTCAATCCAACTAACATCTACTCTCTGCATTGAACAGCTATTATAAGTGTACACTAATAACAGttgtcatttaaataaaaaggagatAACATGGAGAGCAGAGACGTTATAATGACATGATATACCAACCTCCATGCTCGCCCGAAACTAAGTAATAGTCTGAACACAGGGTAGTAGTCTTAAGGTACTTTAAGGTTTATCACAGGGCTGTTGCAGTGATGCAGTGGTGTACATAACAATCTGGCAGTGTATGTGTCACTTTTTCCATGACCCCACCAAATCGCTGCTATTAGTACTATGTCACAGATGGCGTGAGTTATAAAAATGAGAGTGATTTACATAAaataccttcttgttttgtgtttttctccacaggATCTTGACATATTGTTCTTTTTGTTCACAGTTGCATGTAGTGCATTACAATTCAGATAAGTATCCCAATATTTCCACCGCCGTGGACAAATCTGATGGCCTGGCTGTGCTGGGTGTGCTGGTTGAGGTGAGACCTTGTGGATAATGTTctgtaattttgttttcttctgtaaAGTAGACCTAACTATTTCATTATTTGTGTTTCTATAAAGGTTGGGATGTTCAATCCAGCTTTTGAGCACATTCTGAAGTTCATAAATCGTATTATATACAGAGGTAAGACCTGAGTACTAGTTTTTTCTAAGTACTAATGTGGAGTAAACATAAGCCTATGCAAAACATAAGCTGTGTTTGTGATTCTTTATCTAAGTTTGAGGTGTGAATCATTCATATGACAGTCATGGATTTTACATTAATGTCACCCAACAGCTGATTTCTGTTTTGTCATTCCGACTGTCAGATCAGAAAGTGAAGGTGCCTGCTTTCAACATCAGAGCTTTGCTGCCTACGCGTTTGGATGAGTATTATCGCTACGACGGCTCACTGACGACTCCTCCGTGCTATCCGAGTGTCCTGTGGACGGTGTTCAGGAATCCTATAACAGTTTCTCGCCAACAGGTGCTTCAGCAGCTGAAGTGACTTTTAACCAGGTTTAATATTAGAATAAGAAAGCAGTTGCAAAAAATTTtttaagatgtgtgtgtgtggcgtcTTTTAAACTTTATTGGTGTGGAAAAGCCTTTGTGCTAAActtgcttttgttttgctgtGCTTTATTTAGTTTCTGACCCTAGCAGCAACGCTCTACTCCTCGAATGCCCAGGACTCAGCCTCTATGTCGCTGAGTAACAACTACAGGAAAACGCAACCTGTTGACAATCGGCTCGTCTTGGCATCTTTCAAAGAACGTAAGTATGGTCTACAAACATGGCTTGCTTTATTACCTGAGCATGGGTGAAAAGGTCACATAAGCGACATGGCTGCtgtgctgctttaaaaaaaggctGAAAGACACATTTGAATGAATTGAGGGCTTTTATTCTGCTGCAGAGATTACAGCTGTCATGCTGGCTTTGGCTTGTATGGTGTAACCTGCTTGTGGCTTAGATTTGATGCTGatcatttttaaatttgattgaGCTTGATGAGCTTGTCTGGAAGTACGCCATCTTTTAAGACATGTTGATTTAACCACTCCTCTGACATGCTGAAAACATCTGCAGCCCTTAAATTTGTCCCTAAAGCCTGACTTTTATGTGGTTGCCTGGTGTACCGCAATGTATGGTATTTAGGTCCATATTGTGTGGTATGAATGTGCATGGTTTCCTCAAAGCTTTCCACGCAGAGCTATGCTTTCCTAATGAGACGTGCTGTGACATGGCAGTGTGAAATCCCATGCTATGAGCTTCTCAGAAGCGCTAGCTAGCAGACAGCAGCTTGAGCTTTTACTGTATCGCTATGAGCAGCGCTGTTGCATGGTGGGCTTGAAGATCCATCATCGTCCAAATGAGCATCCAGCTTGCGGGGATGTTTAACAACATTGGCTCTGTGTCTGATGCAGGCAGAAGACTGCATGGTACTCTTACAGTTACATCTCCGTTAACAAGAAAGCAAATCATACAGCAGCTACTGGTTGGCGACTTAGGAGACCTGGCTGATGAAGACCTGTACAAGCTCCTACCAAGTGGCTCAGAGAAACACCATGCTGGCAAGAAGAAAGACCTCAAAACCCAGCAGAATGAGAGACTGGCCAAATCCAAACAACAAACGCTGAATCCATCCCTTGGGAAGAAAAGCCAGGCCAACCGCCATGTGGGAAAACTCAGGCTAGCAGAAAACACACTGAGCTACGTCTCACTGGAGCAGAGAGTTTCCCACCAGCTCAAACAGTCCCATGCTGAGAATCAGATGGTTCAGGCTCTTAGAGATGCAGTTTTCCCTGAGCTTAACCTAAAAAGCTACCTAGAGTGCAGATCAGACTTAGCTCTCCCTACCATCAGGTATATTCTCCAGGGACGGCCAACAGACGAGGCTACTGAGTTAAATCATTCCCTGACTAAAGCCATGATGAATCAAAGAAAGACTTCCACAGCATTGGAGAAAGACGTGCCAATGACACAATATAATGGTCATTCCACTGCTACAGTTTCCAGGAAACCACAAAGCCAGGGTTATCCACATCCTTGGCTTTTGCCTATGGAGTGGGAAGACTAGAGAGATGCCTGGCATTGTTGAAACTCAGTGTGACTTTCTGTAGCAGACATCAGTTGTGTGTCCCACACTGACAGCCAAATTTCCAAGCCACGCCCTGCATtcttttaaccagtttatgctTTATGTACGTGATATTACAATTTTACTTTCCTGTGTGTGCACATATTTGTAGTTTTCAGAAACGTtaacagtttttctttgtcacagattttgtttgtttgttttttgcacaaaATCAATCGGATGCAAAACCAGTGCCCAGCAGTGACTGTCCTCAGTATAATGATAGGACTATCTCAGTGTGTATATTTTTGCtctgaaaattttttttttaatttgttagtACTTTTGGTATCTTTGCCCACATTTGCCTGGCTAAGCAATGCTTTTCAATAAACTATAAAAAATGACAAGTTTCCTGTGTGAAAATCTTTACGTGTCAACTTGTACGAGTGGGAGATGCCAAGGAccatttaaagtgttttactGGATGCCAAGCTCAGTCCTATAGTATGGTAATTCTGGAGCCATGCTAGTAATTATTGTCATACACAATGTAGAAATGTGGCTAAACCAAAAGAATTTATTTTGAGCTAACATGATTTTTAGATCTTTGCAGGGTAATGGAAGCTTTTTACATTTCGCttctatatttatataaaataataaagcattAAAGGTTTTCAGTTGCACATCTATGAACAGAATTTAATGCTTAAATAGGAGAAATGACAGCAAGTTATTAGACTACATTATGTTTATTTTGCATGCCACGAAAAAGAAGTGTGTACTTTGTAGATTCTGCACCTTAACTATATAGAGGAGGATTAAAGAAGTagtcaaattaaaaatgttgaggGTTAACTATAGTTAAGATAAAGTTTTAGACTGCacttgtgtatttaaaattcTGACTTGATCCACGTCACAGCACAGatgatttcttctttttccttcatCTGGTCCCAAAAGGGAACCACTACACACCCTCTATATGTCCTCCTCCACCACATCCATGAATATTCTCTATGGTCGTTCTCCTTTCCTCCTGTCTGGCATCTTCAGCATCCATTGTcaaatatatccactatccctcctctacACATGTCCAAGCCATCTCAGCTgtctctctctgactttgtctccaaaccactcaacctgagctgtccctctgatggaATTATTTGTAATCCTACCCATCCTGGTCACTCCTAGTGAATTTTACCATCTTCAACTCAGCCACGTCCAGCTCTGCCCTCTGTCTTTTTAAGGATACCACTGTTTCCATACAATACATCATGGCAGATCTCAATACTATTTTTGTAAAGCTTCCCTCTCAATCTTGCATCCTTGTGTCACAAATCATCTCAGACACttgtctccacccactccaccacGCTGCCTG
The Maylandia zebra isolate NMK-2024a linkage group LG7, Mzebra_GT3a, whole genome shotgun sequence DNA segment above includes these coding regions:
- the ca12 gene encoding carbonic anhydrase 12, with translation MHFLTRAVIVSLQLTLFSAVHGAKWTYDGPQGQDHWSQHYPYCGGALQSPIDLKSDLLRFDPTLRPIEVQNYNLSPNEQLTLGNNGHSVQLSLSPTMSISSLRNRYTAAQLHFHWGSPSRPAGSEHTVNSKQYAAELHVVHYNSDKYPNISTAVDKSDGLAVLGVLVEVGMFNPAFEHILKFINRIIYRDQKVKVPAFNIRALLPTRLDEYYRYDGSLTTPPCYPSVLWTVFRNPITVSRQQFLTLAATLYSSNAQDSASMSLSNNYRKTQPVDNRLVLASFKERRRLHGTLTVTSPLTRKQIIQQLLVGDLGDLADEDLYKLLPSGSEKHHAGKKKDLKTQQNERLAKSKQQTLNPSLGKKSQANRHVGKLRLAENTLSYVSLEQRVSHQLKQSHAENQMVQALRDAVFPELNLKSYLECRSDLALPTIRYILQGRPTDEATELNHSLTKAMMNQRKTSTALEKDVPMTQYNGHSTATVSRKPQSQGYPHPWLLPMEWED